The Mycobacterium paragordonae genome includes a region encoding these proteins:
- a CDS encoding SDR family NAD(P)-dependent oxidoreductase, whose product MARPAVTAQPFDGKTAFITGAAVGLGRAFARALTARGANAVIAEIDVEGARRTAAELNADGAKAIAVPCDVADEHQVEAAVAISLQTFGGIDILINNAGRHLMKYNQPFGALSRDDLRGMFDVNVMGVINCTLACRDSMRDRGGGVVLNMSSTAGYSSSTPYGVSKLAVRGLTVAFASELSPDLIRVNAIAPGMTNTESALADVPRSLVEDYVHDLQLVHRICTMDDVVAAMLYLCSDQASFITGETLKVSGGYPLSV is encoded by the coding sequence GTGGCGCGACCCGCAGTGACCGCGCAGCCGTTCGACGGCAAAACCGCGTTCATCACCGGCGCGGCCGTGGGGCTCGGGCGGGCCTTCGCGCGGGCGCTCACCGCCCGCGGCGCCAATGCCGTGATCGCCGAGATCGACGTCGAGGGCGCAAGACGGACGGCCGCCGAGTTGAATGCCGACGGGGCCAAGGCGATCGCGGTCCCCTGCGATGTCGCCGACGAACACCAGGTTGAGGCCGCGGTGGCGATTTCGCTCCAAACATTCGGCGGCATAGACATTCTCATCAACAACGCCGGTCGGCACCTGATGAAGTACAACCAACCGTTCGGCGCGCTGTCCCGGGACGACCTGCGCGGGATGTTCGACGTCAACGTCATGGGCGTGATCAATTGCACTCTGGCATGCCGCGATTCGATGCGCGACCGCGGTGGCGGGGTGGTGCTGAACATGTCGTCGACGGCCGGTTACTCCAGCAGCACCCCGTACGGCGTCTCCAAGCTCGCGGTGCGCGGCCTCACGGTCGCGTTCGCCTCCGAACTCTCGCCGGACCTGATCCGCGTCAACGCGATTGCGCCGGGAATGACCAACACCGAGAGCGCACTCGCCGATGTGCCGCGGTCCCTGGTCGAGGATTACGTGCACGATCTCCAGCTGGTGCACCGGATCTGCACGATGGACGACGTGGTGGCTGCGATGCTCTACCTGTGTTCGGACCAGGCGTCGTTTATCACCGGTGAAACCCTGAAAGTCAGCGGTGGGTATCCGCTTTCGGTGTGA
- a CDS encoding TetR family transcriptional regulator — MNSRTPSSHPRRSSRERARESTRDTPSREERKEATRRAIIAAALKALNDRSFSNLSLREVTREAGIVPAAFYRHFESMEALGLVLIDESFRSLRDTLRGARAGKLDPSRVIESSVEILIGSVADQREHWRFISRERSTGVSVLRYAIRTEIRLIVSELATDLARFPRLNEWSTEDLNVLASLFVNAMIVTAEAIEDAQSAEALEEIHRIAVKQLRMITIGVASWKSEP, encoded by the coding sequence GTGAACAGTCGTACTCCTAGCTCACACCCGCGGCGGTCGAGCCGGGAACGGGCCCGCGAAAGCACCCGTGACACGCCCTCGCGTGAGGAACGCAAGGAAGCGACCCGGCGGGCGATCATCGCCGCGGCGCTGAAGGCGCTCAATGACCGTAGTTTCAGCAATCTGAGCCTGCGCGAGGTGACCCGCGAAGCAGGGATCGTGCCCGCGGCCTTCTACCGGCACTTCGAGTCGATGGAGGCTCTCGGCCTGGTGCTGATCGACGAATCCTTCCGCAGCCTGCGCGACACCCTGCGGGGTGCCCGTGCCGGCAAGCTCGACCCGAGTCGGGTCATCGAGTCGTCGGTGGAAATCCTGATCGGCAGCGTCGCCGACCAGCGCGAGCACTGGCGCTTCATCTCCCGCGAACGCTCCACCGGGGTGTCCGTGCTGCGCTACGCCATCCGCACCGAGATCCGGCTGATCGTCTCGGAACTGGCCACCGACCTGGCGCGCTTCCCCCGGTTGAACGAGTGGAGCACCGAGGACCTCAACGTGCTGGCGAGTCTTTTCGTCAACGCGATGATCGTCACCGCCGAGGCCATTGAAGACGCCCAGAGCGCGGAGGCGCTCGAGGAGATTCACCGGATCGCGGTTAAACAGCTCCGCATGATCACAATCGGCGTCGCGTCGTGGAAGAGCGAACCCTGA